A genome region from Labilibaculum antarcticum includes the following:
- a CDS encoding acyl-CoA thioesterase yields the protein MKNYIFTLVFKVRDYECDIQGVVNNSVYQNYLEHARHEFLESIGNNFKALHEQGTDAMVSRIEIDYKTSLTSGDEFEVRLNIEREGVKLVFNEDIYRLSDNKLCAKGKVYTICLVNGRLSKGEVFDELFAEYLV from the coding sequence ATGAAGAACTATATATTTACTTTAGTATTTAAAGTCCGCGATTACGAGTGCGACATTCAGGGAGTTGTGAATAACTCTGTGTATCAAAATTATTTGGAGCATGCACGACATGAATTTTTAGAATCGATTGGAAATAACTTTAAGGCATTACACGAGCAGGGAACAGATGCTATGGTTTCGAGAATTGAGATAGATTATAAAACATCATTAACTAGTGGCGATGAATTTGAGGTACGCTTAAATATTGAGCGGGAAGGAGTGAAGTTGGTGTTTAATGAAGACATTTATCGATTATCAGATAATAAACTTTGTGCAAAGGGGAAAGTTTATACAATATGCCTGGTAAATGGACGCCTCTCCAAAGGCGAAGTTTTTGATGAACTGTTTGCTGAATATCTGGTTTAG